The Malus sylvestris chromosome 12, drMalSylv7.2, whole genome shotgun sequence genome contains a region encoding:
- the LOC126594342 gene encoding BTB/POZ domain-containing protein At3g08570-like yields the protein MGMVSENPFSFSNRSPTPKLCSSFTTRIFSDVAGDITIVVDGESFLLHKFPLVSRSGKIRKMVADNKDSSSKLELLNIPGGVQAFELAMKFCYGMNFEITTANVAHLRCAAEYLEMTEDYRDENLIARTETYLNEVVVESLEKSVEVLATCETLPSIAEEVGIPSRCVEAIAMNACKEQLASGLSMLSCDGESTELKSGRHEWWVEDLSILRIDYYQRVICAMTRLGVRPDSIFTSLMHFAQTSLKGIGKCQIWNPGRVKPNAGKTEHDQKAVVETLVSLMPTEKSSSVPLSFMFGMLRMAIMVDATIASRLELERRIAFRLEMVSLDDLLIPSIHAGGSLYDVDTVHRILVNFLQRIEEEDEESEDCGYESEGLGSPSHGSLLKVGKLIDSYLAEIAPDPDLSLPTFIALIEILPDYARVIDDGIYRAVDIYLKVHSMLTEQECKKLCKLIDCQKLSQEASNHAAQNDRLPVKMTVQVLYFEQLRLKNALSGSSGDGFPSQRISSGVPSAAMSPRDNYASLRRENRELKLEISRMRVRLSELEKEQLFMKQGMMDKTGNGKTFLTSLSKGIGRIGIFSGQAGGKPKKSGRKSRGSEGKTGRSRRYSVS from the exons ATGGGGATGGTTTCTGaaaaccctttttctttttcaaaccgCTCTCCAACTCCTAAGCTCTGCAGCTCCTTCACCACTCG TATCTTTTCAGATGTTGCGGGGGACATTACAATCGTTGTCGATGGAGAGTCTTTCTTGCTGCATAAG TTTCCACTGGTGTCGCGAAGTGGAAAGATTCGGAAAATGGTGGCAGATAACAAGGATTCATCTTCAAAATTGGAGCTCCTCAACATACCAGGAGGGGTGCAGGCATTTGAACTCGCAATGAAATTCTGTTATGGCATGAACTTTGAGATCACAACTGCAAATGTCGCCCATCTGCGGTGTGCTGCAGAGTACTTGGAAATGACTGAAGACTACAGGGACGAAAACCTGATTGCGCGAACAGAAACGTACCTGAACGAGGTTGTAGTTGAGAGTCTTGAAAAGTCAGTAGAAGTCCTCGCCACCTGTGAGACGCTACCTTCTATAGCGGAGGAGGTTGGAATTCCTAGTAGATGTGTGGAAGCTATTGCCATGAATGCTTGCAAGGAACAGTTAGCATCAGGGTTGTCAATGTTAAGCTGTGATGGCGAATCTACAGAGCTAAAGAGTGGTCGTCATGAGTGGTGGGTTGAAGATCTGTCGATTCTAAGGATTGATTATTATCAAAGGGTTATATGTGCtatgacaagactaggtgtgCGACCGGATAGCATTTTCACATCTTTGATGCATTTTGCTCAAACATCCTTGAAGGGTATTGGAAAATGTCAAATTTGGAATCCAGGTAGAGTGAAGCCAAATGCTGGCAAGACAGAACATGACCAGAAGGCTGTTGTCGAAACCCTAGTAAGCTTAATGCCAACGGAGAAAAGCTCTTCAGTGCCACTGAGTTTTATGTTTGGAATGCTGAGAATGGCAATCATGGTGGATGCAACAATAGCCAGCAGGCTTGAGCTCGAGAGGAGGATTGCCTTTCGGTTGGAAATGGTTTCGCTTGATGATCTCCTTATACCCTCGATCCATGCAGGGGGTTCGTTGTATGATGTTGACACCGTTCATCGAATACTGGTGAATTTTTTGCAGCggattgaagaagaagatgaagaaagtgaAGATTGCGGATATGAGTCTGAAGGACTTGGTTCTCCAAGTCATGGTTCATTGTTGAAAGTTGGAAAGCTTATTGACTCATATCTAGCTGAAATTGCTCCTGATCCTGACCTGAGCTTACCAACATTCATTGCTTTGATTGAAATACTGCCCGATTATGCACGTGTGATTGATGACGGGATTTACAGGGCCGTTGATATATACTTGAAG GTTCATTCGATGCTGACTGAACAAGAATGCAAGAAGCTGTGCAAATTAATAGATTGCCAAAAGCTCTCTCAAGAAGCCAGCAATCATGCCGCACAAAATGATAGGCTCCCAGTCAAGATGACAGTGCAAGTTCTGTACTTCGAGCAGCTCCGCTTGAAGAATGCATTGTCTGGAAGCTCAGGAGACGGGTTCCCCTCGCAGAGAATAAGCAGTGGCGTCCCAAGCGCAGCCATGTCTCCTCGAGACAACTATGCTTCGTTAAGGAGAGAAAACCGAGAACTGAAGCTGGAGATTTCAAGAATGAGAGTGAGGCTGAGTGAGTTGGAGAAAGAGCAGTTGTTTATGAAACAAGGAATGATGGATAAAACAGGAAATGGGAAAACTTTCCTGACCTCACTCTCTAAAGGGATTGGAAGGATTGGGATTTTTAGTGGCCAAGCGGGAGGGAAACCGAAGAAATCAGGTCGGAAGTCCCGGGGATCTGAGGGGAAAACTGGTAGGAGTAGGAGATATTCCGTTTCCTAG
- the LOC126594348 gene encoding V-type proton ATPase subunit E2-like has translation MNDADVSKQIQQMVRFIRQEAEEKANEISVSAEEEFNIEKLQLVEAEKKKIRQEYDRKAKQMDVKKKIEYSMQLNASRMKVLQAQDDIVNSMKESAGKDLLKVANDKKAYKNLIKDLIVQSLLRLKEPAVLLRCREVDKKVVESVLEEAKKAYADKANVSGPKVTVDGRVFLPPPPKGGDSHEPYCSGGVVVASQDGKIVCENTLDARLDVVYRQKLPEIRKRLLG, from the exons ATGAACGATGCAGATGTGTCGAAGCAGATTCAGCAAATGGTCAGATTCATTCGGCAAGAGGCCGAAGAGAAAGCCAATGAGATTTCTGTCTCTGCTGAGGAG GAATTTAACATTGAGAAACTGCAATTGGTTGAagctgaaaagaaaaagatcagaCAAGAGTATGACCGCAAGGCAAAGCAGATGGACGTCAAGAAGAAAAT CGAATACTCAATGCAACTGAACGCGTCGCGTATGAAAGTTCTTCAAGCACAAGATGACATTGTAAATTCCATGAAAGAATCTGCTGGCAAGGATCTTCTCAAAGTTGCTAATGACAAGAAGGCATACAAGAATCTCATCAAAGACTTAATTGTTCAG AGTTTACTGCGGCTAAAGGAACCGGCAGTGTTGCTGAGGTGCAGAGAGGTTGACAAAAAGGTTGTTGAGTCTGTGTTGGAGGAAGCAAAGAAAGCTTATGCTGATAAAGCCAATGTTTCCGGCCCCAAAGTCACCGTCGATGGTCGTGTGTTTCTCCCACCTCCTCCGAAGGGCGGAGATTCCCACGAACCCTATTG TTCTGGCGGAGTGGTGGTGGCCTCCCAAGACGGGAAGATTGTGTGCGAAAACACCCTTGATGCGCGATTGGATGTCGTGTACAGACAGAAACTGCCTGAG ATTCGGAAGCGCCTTTTAGGTTAA